A window from Cryptomeria japonica chromosome 1, Sugi_1.0, whole genome shotgun sequence encodes these proteins:
- the LOC131027257 gene encoding leucine-rich repeat receptor-like serine/threonine-protein kinase At2g14510, whose protein sequence is MEKITCKNRGLSILHVTMNILGLFVSVSAQPGFLNIDCGGRRNSIDSETNMSWIVDANYVDVAHTANVSMPNTPFYMQSLRFFPKPLNKSCYRLPVSPNVNYLLRLWFPFGNYKESQKLPSFNASFETEGLLTQKVQSINYAQTIQWTSEKILTSPNGILYVCLIRTVEDSDPFVSAIQLRSLVSGMYSFQVRPGIMLSCLARHDLGNNSPGRIRLPDGKDAAVKLLSSSKQGLAEFLNEINLLSRVHHKNLVSLIGYCNESEELMLVYEHMCGGSLNDHLYGSLSNTCTLDWKARLAVALDAAQGLEYLHVNCTPKIVHRDVKSSNILLDSNLRAKMADFGLSKIIGDEVISSHITTTVKGTVGYLDPEYFHTNKLTEKRDVYSFGVVLLEMICGRKAIDPELCEEELSLLKCVMLHVEVNDDAGDPLTGIIDQRLIMSDIDMKSLYHIFDLSLKCILTEGSKRPTITDIVTQIKEAIDIIKSEYSTEAINEPRSSIEYSYSLLDIGR, encoded by the exons ATGGAGAAGATTACTTGCAAAAATAGAGGTCTATCTATTCTCCATGTCACCATGAACATCCTTGGGCTTTTTGTCTCAGTTTCTGCTCAGCCAG GTTTCCTCAACATTGATTGCGGGGGGAGAAGGAATTCCATCGATTCAGAGACGAATATGAGCTGGATAGTGGATGCTAATTATGTAGATGTTGCCCACACAGCAAATGTTTCTATGCCAAATACACCATTCTACATGCAGTCTCTGCGTTTTTTCCCAAAGCCTCTGAATAAgtcttgttatcggttgcctgTGAGTCCTAATGTAAACTATCTCTTAAGACTCTGGTTTCCTTTTGGTAATTACAAGGAATCCCAAAAACTTCCTAGCTTTAACGCTTCCTTTGAGACGGAGGGACTCCTTACTCAAAAGGTTCAGTCAATTAACTATGCGCAAACCATACAATGGACCAGTGAAAAGATCTTGACAAGTCCGAATGGTATACTGTATGTTTGCTTGATTCGGACCGTTGAGGACAGCGATCCTTTTGTCTCTGCAATCCAGTTGAGAAGTCTGGTGAGTGGGATGTACAGTTTTCAAGTGAGGCCAGGTATAATGTTGAGCTGTTTGGCCCGACATGATCTTGGTAATAATTCACCCGGCCGTATCAG GTTACCTGATGGAAAAGATGCCGCTGTAAAGCTGCTCTCCTCCTCAAAACAAGGGCTGGCAGAGTTCTTGAACGAG ATCAATCTTCTCTCTCGAGTGCATCACAAGAATTTGGTGTCTTTGATTGGCTACTGCAACGAATCAGAAGAACTTATGCTTGTGTATGAACATATGTGCGGAGGATCACTTAATGACCACCTCTACG GCTCTTTATCAAACACTTGTACGCTTGATTGGAAAGCAAGACTAGCAGTAGCTTTGGACGCAGCACAAG GACTGGAATACCTGCATGTAAACTGCACACCAAAAATCGTTCATAGAGATGTGAAGAGCTCAAACATCCTTCTCGACAGCAATCTACGGGCGAAAATGGCAGATTTTGGTCTTTCAAAAATCATTGGCGATGAAGTAATCTCAAGTCACATAACAACAACCGTCAAAGGAACAGTGGGATACTTAGATCCAGA GTATTTTCATACGAACAAGTTAACAGAGAAAAGAGACGTTTATAGCTTTGGAGTGGTTTTGTTGGAGATGATATGCGGGAGGAAAGCAATTGATCCAGAGCTATGCGAAGAAGAGCTAAGCCTTCTGAAATGT GTAATGCTACATGTTGAGGTAAACGACGATGCTGGTGATCCATTGACAGGCATCATAGACCAAAGGCTGATTATGTCTGATATCGACATGAAATCTCTCTATCACATATTTGATCTATCACTGAAATGCATTCTGACAGAAGGATCCAAAAGGCCGACCATAACTGACATAGTAACACAGATAAAAGAAGCCATTGATATAATCAAGTCCGAATATTCGACAGAAGCGATAAATGAGCCTCGGTCCTCAATAGAGTATAGCTACAGCCTACTTGACATTGGCAGATAA